One genomic window of Candidatus Binatia bacterium includes the following:
- a CDS encoding NRDE family protein → MCTLAIYFHTSPEFPVVVAANRDEFYERPATPPLRLLHDPWVVAGQDVRAGGTWLGVNAHDMVAGILNRRTSTPPDPNRRSRGLLCLEVLQEPSVATACDRVRRDPGNSYNPFNLLIAAPDAARVMGNSSGAMVETGLDPGLHLLTNLELNDPECPRIAKSYRLFDAVRSALAQDSLDRFLRGLRTILSDHSTPLDPRADGPPNNLCVHTERFGTRSSTVLLYAARERRFRMWHAAGAPCQTEYVEIALPAAAA, encoded by the coding sequence GTGTGCACGCTGGCGATCTACTTCCACACGAGTCCGGAGTTCCCCGTGGTGGTGGCCGCCAACCGCGACGAGTTCTACGAGCGTCCGGCGACTCCACCGCTGCGGCTGCTCCACGATCCCTGGGTCGTTGCCGGCCAGGACGTGCGGGCCGGCGGCACGTGGCTGGGAGTGAACGCGCATGACATGGTGGCGGGAATCCTGAACCGGCGCACCAGCACGCCACCCGACCCGAACCGGCGCTCACGCGGTCTGCTCTGCCTGGAGGTCCTGCAAGAGCCGTCGGTCGCGACCGCGTGCGACCGGGTGCGCCGCGATCCTGGCAACTCATACAACCCGTTCAATCTTCTCATCGCCGCCCCGGACGCGGCCCGCGTGATGGGGAACAGCAGCGGCGCCATGGTCGAAACCGGGCTCGATCCGGGACTACACCTGCTCACCAACTTGGAGCTGAACGACCCGGAATGTCCCCGCATCGCCAAGTCCTACCGCCTGTTCGATGCCGTCCGTAGCGCCCTGGCGCAGGATTCACTTGACCGATTTCTGAGAGGACTGCGCACCATTCTGTCGGATCACTCCACCCCGCTCGATCCGCGCGCGGACGGTCCTCCCAACAATCTCTGCGTGCACACGGAACGCTTCGGCACGCGCTCTTCGACTGTGTTGCTGTATGCGGCCCGCGAACGGCGCTTTCGCATGTGGCATGCCGCCGGCGCACCGTGCCAAACCGAATACGTCGAGATCGCATTGCCGGCAGCAGCGGCTTGA
- a CDS encoding bifunctional nuclease family protein, with protein MSFEDSILMSVGGLTLDPVTKTPIVILKDRDNKLNLPIWVGLLEATAMATELEGIKMARPMTHDLLCNVLTELGATVDCVEITDLKDNTYFALIHLRINGTQHTIDARPSDAISLALRTKSPIYVSKRVIETSSVLQQAEDANETNLSNVSRDKWAEILEKMSPGDFKYKM; from the coding sequence ATGAGCTTTGAGGATTCAATACTGATGAGCGTCGGCGGGCTCACGCTCGATCCGGTCACCAAGACGCCCATCGTCATCCTCAAGGACCGCGACAACAAGCTCAACCTACCCATCTGGGTCGGCTTGCTTGAAGCCACGGCGATGGCGACAGAGCTCGAGGGCATCAAGATGGCCCGGCCCATGACACACGACCTCCTGTGCAACGTCCTCACGGAACTCGGTGCGACAGTGGATTGCGTGGAGATCACCGACCTGAAGGACAATACCTACTTCGCGCTGATCCATCTGCGCATCAACGGAACGCAGCACACCATCGATGCGCGTCCTAGCGACGCCATTTCGCTGGCGTTGCGGACAAAGAGCCCGATCTACGTCAGCAAGCGAGTGATCGAAACGTCGAGTGTGCTGCAGCAGGCCGAGGACGCCAACGAGACCAACCTCTCCAACGTCTCCCGCGACAAATGGGCGGAGATCCTGGAGAAGATGTCGCCGGGTGACTTCAAGTACAAGATGTGA
- a CDS encoding MoxR family ATPase — MPPSDGHFASIEDVMERFGKQKYICSRRLATVVYLASRLEKPILVEGPAGVGKTELAKVLAQALGHDLIRLQCYEGLDEAKALYEWEYAKQLLYTQILKDKIGEVLGGTTSLQQAVDRIAKEDDVFFSERFILPRPLLRAISAPTPTVLLIDEIDKADSEFEAFLLEVLSDFQVSVPELGTLRAKHIPLVVLTSNNAREMSDALKRRCLHLYIDFPAASQELEIVRLKVPNISAVLAQEVVNVVQRIRQIDLKKTPSISETLDWAKALTLLNADRLDEQMVNDTLNTVLKYEGDIRKAQDELKDYLQKQKAKLPPAGTVESEKDLLH, encoded by the coding sequence ATGCCCCCATCAGACGGACATTTCGCATCCATCGAGGATGTGATGGAGCGCTTCGGAAAGCAGAAGTATATCTGCAGCCGCCGCCTCGCCACGGTAGTGTACCTCGCCAGCCGCTTGGAGAAGCCGATCCTGGTGGAAGGTCCCGCCGGCGTCGGCAAGACCGAGCTCGCCAAGGTGCTGGCGCAAGCGCTCGGGCACGACCTCATCCGCTTGCAGTGCTACGAAGGTCTGGATGAAGCCAAAGCGTTGTACGAATGGGAGTACGCCAAGCAGCTCCTGTACACGCAGATCCTGAAAGACAAGATCGGCGAAGTCCTCGGCGGGACGACGTCGCTGCAGCAGGCAGTCGACCGCATCGCCAAGGAGGACGACGTCTTCTTCTCCGAGCGCTTCATTCTGCCGCGCCCGCTGCTGCGCGCCATCTCCGCCCCGACCCCGACCGTGCTGCTCATTGACGAGATCGACAAAGCCGACAGCGAGTTCGAAGCGTTCCTACTCGAAGTGCTGAGCGACTTTCAGGTGAGCGTGCCGGAACTCGGCACCCTACGCGCCAAACACATTCCGCTGGTGGTGTTGACGAGTAACAACGCGAGAGAGATGTCCGACGCCCTGAAGCGCCGCTGCCTGCATCTCTACATCGACTTCCCCGCGGCCAGCCAGGAGCTGGAGATCGTGCGTCTCAAAGTGCCCAACATCTCCGCGGTCCTGGCGCAGGAGGTCGTCAACGTCGTGCAGCGTATCCGCCAGATCGATCTGAAGAAGACCCCCAGCATCAGTGAGACACTGGACTGGGCCAAAGCGTTGACCTTGCTGAACGCCGATCGGCTGGACGAGCAAATGGTCAACGACACGCTCAACACCGTCCTCAAATATGAAGGCGACATCCGCAAGGCGCAGGACGAGCTGAAGGACTACCTGCAGAAGCAGAAGGCCAAGCTGCCGCCCGCCGGAACGGTGGAGAGCGAGAAGGATCTGCTGCATTGA
- a CDS encoding tetratricopeptide repeat protein, which translates to MARQRFRRKDLKRPDEFVTHGWQVLTWASENARLMSWSLAAAAAVALVIMGGISIRNARSRQANEDLGRALADFQAGNYTQAATQLAEVASRWQPAPAGRVASLYAASADLKSGNIDSATVVLQDLLAAPDWPSYLRQEALVDLGLGLERKADMANAAARYQEAGGLDGPYKAAAVLGEARCREQLGEKDRARELYQGFTHDFPNAPEAEIATGKLQ; encoded by the coding sequence ATGGCCAGACAACGATTTCGACGCAAAGACCTGAAACGTCCCGATGAGTTCGTCACCCACGGCTGGCAGGTGCTGACCTGGGCATCGGAAAATGCCCGCCTGATGTCATGGAGCCTGGCAGCCGCCGCGGCGGTCGCGCTCGTGATTATGGGGGGCATATCCATCCGCAACGCCCGCAGTCGACAGGCGAACGAAGACCTCGGTCGCGCCCTGGCTGACTTCCAGGCCGGGAACTACACGCAGGCGGCAACCCAGCTCGCCGAGGTCGCCAGCCGCTGGCAGCCGGCACCGGCCGGCCGCGTCGCGTCACTGTACGCGGCCAGCGCCGACTTGAAGTCCGGCAACATCGACAGCGCGACCGTGGTGCTGCAGGATCTTCTCGCTGCGCCGGACTGGCCCTCGTACTTGCGGCAAGAGGCCTTGGTGGATCTTGGTCTCGGGCTCGAGCGCAAGGCGGACATGGCCAATGCGGCGGCACGCTATCAGGAAGCCGGTGGTCTCGACGGGCCGTACAAGGCCGCCGCCGTCCTAGGCGAAGCGCGGTGCCGGGAGCAGCTGGGGGAGAAGGACAGAGCGCGCGAGCTGTACCAGGGCTTCACGCACGATTTTCCCAACGCTCCCGAGGCCGAGATCGCGACAGGCAAACTGCAGTAG
- a CDS encoding VWA domain-containing protein gives MDDKIVAFTTLLRQNGLRVSVAEDMDGFQALQCIGLSDRVAFKDALRATIIKRAIDAPVFDELFDLYFSGMGGMLKSSADSLMSALEMSAAEFQQLLDALADILKGLDIELSELAQALLSNNTGQLERRLRQAAAAAQVQNIQRPFQEGRYSHSMAQTLGLGRLSEELDALKEQLGDAAVDPALLQQLRRLIDRRLQDLTDMIKRAVRMELEKQDHTLRQNQRMQSLAEKSFYYLSEDEIRRMKEAVTKLAQRLKNAVSIRRRHAKRGKFDLQDTLRKNLQYGGVPFKIQFDHRVRDKPQVIVLCDVSDSVRNVSRFMLQFVYSLQDLYSRVRSFIFVSEVGEITQLFEEQDIHEAIEQSLSGGIINVFAHSDFGRAFRSFHRDYIAAVNNKTTVIVLGDARNNYNLPQEWVLKEIQLRAKQVIWLNPENRLTWGFGDSEMDRYLPFCDLVEECRNLNQLYRVIDRLVS, from the coding sequence ATGGACGATAAGATCGTCGCCTTCACCACGCTGCTGCGGCAGAACGGCCTGCGCGTTTCGGTGGCAGAGGACATGGACGGGTTCCAGGCTCTGCAGTGCATCGGACTCAGTGACCGGGTGGCCTTCAAGGACGCCTTGCGTGCCACCATCATCAAGCGGGCGATCGACGCCCCGGTATTCGACGAGCTGTTCGACCTCTACTTCAGCGGCATGGGCGGGATGCTCAAGAGCAGCGCGGACTCGCTCATGTCGGCGCTGGAGATGAGCGCAGCCGAGTTCCAGCAGCTGCTCGATGCTCTGGCCGACATCTTGAAGGGCCTCGACATCGAGCTGTCCGAGCTGGCACAAGCGCTGTTGAGCAACAACACCGGCCAACTCGAGCGCAGGCTGCGTCAGGCCGCGGCGGCGGCGCAGGTGCAGAACATCCAGCGCCCGTTCCAAGAAGGCCGCTACAGCCACAGCATGGCGCAGACGCTCGGCCTCGGGCGGCTCTCGGAGGAACTGGACGCACTGAAGGAGCAGTTGGGCGACGCCGCCGTCGATCCGGCACTTCTGCAGCAGCTCCGGCGCCTGATCGATCGCCGCCTGCAGGATCTGACCGACATGATCAAGCGGGCGGTGCGCATGGAGCTGGAGAAGCAGGACCACACGCTACGCCAGAACCAGCGCATGCAGAGCCTGGCGGAGAAGAGCTTTTATTATCTGTCGGAGGACGAGATCCGCCGCATGAAGGAGGCGGTGACCAAGCTGGCGCAACGCTTGAAGAACGCGGTGTCGATCCGGCGGCGGCACGCCAAGCGCGGCAAGTTCGATCTGCAGGACACCTTGAGAAAGAACCTGCAATATGGCGGCGTACCGTTCAAAATCCAGTTCGACCACCGCGTCCGCGACAAACCGCAGGTGATCGTCCTGTGCGACGTGTCGGACTCCGTGCGCAACGTCTCACGCTTCATGCTGCAGTTCGTGTACTCGCTGCAGGACCTGTATTCTCGCGTGCGCAGCTTCATCTTTGTCAGCGAGGTCGGGGAAATCACGCAGCTCTTCGAGGAGCAGGACATCCACGAAGCCATCGAGCAATCGCTCAGCGGCGGTATCATCAACGTCTTCGCGCACTCGGATTTTGGGCGTGCCTTCCGCAGCTTCCACCGCGACTACATCGCCGCGGTGAACAACAAGACCACGGTCATCGTGCTGGGCGACGCCCGCAATAACTACAACCTGCCGCAGGAGTGGGTCTTGAAGGAGATCCAACTGCGCGCTAAGCAAGTCATCTGGCTCAATCCGGAGAATCGCCTGACGTGGGGATTCGGTGATAGCGAGATGGATCGGTATCTGCCGTTCTGCGATCTCGTCGAAGAGTGCCGCAATCTGAACCAGCTCTACCGCGTCATCGATCGCCTCGTGAGCTAG